The DNA region AGTAAGATTTCTGCCATTTTCTCAGCTCTCAAACTTTCTGACCCTCCCCCGTCCGCTCCCTATCGGGCCCTAACCGGACTTGATAGGGAGGGGAGCTTCAATACAAGCTTTCATACCTTAAAAAATAATGAATACCAACGAATGAGAGTGTAAAATCTCACAGCCTCAATAAAGGGGATCTTCATTAGAGACAAGATCCCTATGTACGCAAAGAATATGAATATACAACCTCCGCGGCTTTGCACCTCTTGCGGTAAAAAATTATTGTTACCGATTATTTGACTCTGCTTCTCTCAATTTCGGCACCACACCCTCCCTTTTCAATAGATAAATCCGGTAGAAGTTTGATTTCAAAGTTAGTACCATCCATGTAATTCATCGAATATTTTCAGGATTGAAGAAAAAATTCCGTCCGTTCTATCCATCTACTGCCCGACTATGAAAGTTTTAGCGAATCGATACCTTTATAAATTCCGGGAATTACTCCCCGATGGCATTGATCTCGATCTTTTTGATCCCGAAGAGCTCCCAAAAAATGCCCCGGAGTATGATGCTCTTTTTGTAAACACCACCACGCCCATTAACGAACAGTCGCTGCCGGATACCGGCAATCTCTCATTTATCGCCACCGGTTCGTCCGGCACGGATCATCTCGACCTCAAATACCTCAAATCCAAAGGGATTCGATATGGCGATGCGGCCGGATGCAACGCCGTTACGGTTGCGGAGTATATCATCACAGCACTGTTTCTTTTTCAGCAGAGATCCCGCATTCCGATGATAGACTTTAAAGTGGGAATAATCGGGAAAGGACATGTGGGCACAGCAGTTTCCCGGATGCTCACACGATTCTCTATTCCTCACCTCGCATACGACCCTCCACGGTCCGATCACGACACCGATTTTCATTCTGCCCACTTCGAAGAGATTAAAGAGTGCAATATTCTCACCTTTCACACTCCGATTACGTATAGCGGAGCGTATCCTACTCATCAGCTACTCAACCGAAGCTGGTTTCAAGGCTGCAATTACCATTTGATCATCAACTCCTCACGTGGTGAAGTGGTGGACGAAGAGTTGATCCTGGATGAAATGGAAACCGGCCGTCTGAAAAGTGCAATTATTGATGTATGGAAAGGCGAACCCGGTTTTAACACCCGCCTGGCGAAAAAAGCGAAGATCGCCACCCCTCATATAGCAGGATATTCCGTGCAATCAAAATTGCGGGCTTCACAGATGATCATCGATCAGTTTTGCCGCCATTTCGGTCTGCCGGTTCAGCCGCCGGAACCAGTTGAAAAAGTTGATCTCAACCTGACCAAAACCTACGAATCACTCGGCCAGGTTCTGGAAGATATCCATCCGATCTGTACATTCGACACCGAACTCCGCAAACTGATTGAATTGCCATCAGGCGAGCGAAAAAAGGCGTTTAAAACGCTCCGTTCTGAATCAGAACTCCGTCACGAATACACCAATATGCGCGTGGACAGCAAACTCCTGAATCAGTTTCCTGAACTCGGATTACTCGGTATCGATCCGAAATAGTTGAAATGCGTTTTTCGTGGTGATGGCGGCGATTTCATCCAGTGAAACTTCTTTCAGACGGGCAAGGTTTTTTGCCGTATACGCCATGAATGCCGGCTCATTTCGTTTGCCGCGTTTCGGTGCCGGAGAGAGGTAGGGCGCATCCGTTTCGAGGATCAGGGAGTCGAGCGGCATTTTTTGAACGGTGGCATCTACTCCCGCATTTTTGAAAGTTGATACACCTCCGACTCCAAGATAAAGCCCGAGGTCGAGCGCGCGTTTCCCTTCATCTTCCGTGCCCGTAAAACAGTGCCAGACGCCGGTCAGCGATCCGTCCTGCTCCTCTTCAACAATATCAAGCAGATCAGCCGTACTGTCGCGATTATGCAGAACAACCGGTTTCTGCACCGCTTTCGCCACTCGGCAGTGCATCCTCAGGCTCTCTTTCTGTTCGGCGATATGATCGGTGCTCCAGTAATAATCGAGGCCGGTCTCTCCCACTCCCACATACTCCGGTGATGCGCAGGTTTCAGCAAGTTTCTCTTCTTCGCTGAGCCGTGAGGATTTCACATCACACGGATGAACCCCCATCATTTTATAAAATGAAATGGTGCTGTGTGAAAGATGATCCATCTGGCTGAGGGAGTTCCAGTCGATCGCGGGAAGAAATATATGACCAATTCCGGCTTCTTCAGCACGGGAAAGCACCTCATCAAGATCATCCGTAAACTGATCAAGATAGAGGTGTGAATGTGTGTCGGTGAGTTTCAAAGGGGTGTGATGATCTGTTCTGTTTTCAATTCACATCAAAACTAAGAAGAATTGCGGTCATTCCTGAACCCGGTTTTTGATCGTTTACCTTTTCGCGTGATACTCAACAAGTCCGCCGATTACACCGGAGGAAACGGAGTGTGAGGTAAAACCTCTTTGAGTGAGGAGTGCAGATAGCAGACTGGAATGTTTGTTAGCAACCGTGCCGGTCAGCACAATTGGCTCTTGTTTGTCCGGTTTGATGGAGGAAAGCTGCTGATCTAAAAAACGCTCGAAACATCCGGTTATAATACGCAAAAGCTGTTTTGAACGGACTTTTTCCAAAACTTTTCCGGCCACAGAAGCAAGTTCCCGGTTGGGATGCGGGCTTTTGTAAATTTTATCCATCCAGTATGCGTACTCTCTATTCTGCAGTACTGAGGCCACCCGGGATGAGGTTTCTTCACCCATTTCATCCCTGAAAAATGCTTTCAAGATCGCACGGCCGATATCCGCTGCACTTCCCTCGTCACCGATTGCAAAACCGAGAGCGGCCGACCGGCGCACAATCTCACCATTTTTATACCGTCCGCAAATGGAACCGGTGCCCATCGCACAGATCGTTCCGTTTCTGTTTTGAAGATGCGCACGCGCTGCCCCGGTGAGGTCATCAAACACATTCACCGCAGATTCCGGAAACACACGAATAATTGACTGTTTGATTTTTGATACCGGTTCCGATCCATAACATCCCGCTCCGTAAAACCATATATGATCGACCTCACCAACATTTTTAAGCACGTTTTTTCGAAGTTCATCACCTATTTGCCCCGATGAATTGTACGCCGGATGGAGACCTTCACCCGAAAAGTAGTTTATTCCAGACGGTGTGATATATGCCCAGTCTGTTTTCGTGCCGCCGCTGTCTGCTATTAAGAGTTTCATACTATCGGTGTTGCGTGCATCTGCTCCATTTATATTCTGTGCACGATCCTGTATTTTTTATTCAGAATCAATTTTGTTTTTCACTGCTCCACATAATGTTGCGCGCTTTTGTACCTTTCATGCGTAAATTGAACCGAACGAAATTCCCCATGAGTTTAACCTACACAAATTACCTGAATGTTGATAAGCTACTGAAACTGCAGGAGCCGAAATCGGAACCTGAAGAGCATGATGAGATGCTTTTTATCATCATCCATCAGAGCTACGAACTCTGGTTCAAACAAATACTGCACGAATTCGACAAACTCAGGACCGATCTTGAAAATGGCAATACCTGGGCGTCTGCCAAAACGATGAGGCGGATTTTAACAATTCTCAAAACCATGGTCTCCCAGATCGATATCCTGGAAACCATGACGCCGCTGGAATTTAACAGCTTTCGCGGGTTTTTGCAGCAGGCGAGCGGGTTTCAGTCGGTTCAGTTTCGTGAGATGGAGATCATCTGCGGAATGCGTTCGGAGCATATCATTAAAGTTCACGCCGATCAGCCGGAACTGCAGCAGCAGCTCATCGACAGGGAAAAAGAGTCTACTCTTTGGGAGAGTTTCTGCAAATACCTCCAAAAGATGGGGCATCCGATAAAGGATCCCAAACGCGTTAATGAGCAGGGACTTGTGCATAATTCGTCTGAGGAGAACCAGAAAACGCTCGTGGAGATTATGAACAATGATCCCGAAGCGGCACTGCTCTGCGAACTTTTTGTTGATTATGATGAAGGGCTGCAGGAGTGGCGATACCGGCATGTAAAAATGGTTGAGCGCACGATTGGGACAAAAAAAGGGACCGGCGGATCGGATGGTGCTAAATACCTCCGGCAAACGTTGAACAATCCTATCTTTCCGGATCTTTGGGCAATACGGACACAGTTTTGAACGGTTCATTCGATCACTCCGTTACTTGAACAGCCTCACAGAAAGCTATTTAATATGGGCAGTACAGAACTCAGCGAAAAAAATTATCTGCGTATTTGTTTTATCAATTGGGCGCTCTCCGTGCCTTTGCTCCTTATTTTTTCGTGGCCTTACTTTATCATAACTCAGCTTTTAGGCATCCCGAAAATCATGGCACTTCCCGGGTCTATTTTCTTTGCGCTTCCGTTTATGCTTACGCTGCTTCATGGACATGTAACGATGGCGGTAGGCGTGGTTCACCGGATCCACTATTACGACTGGCTACAGAGCTACCCGTTTACGTATGGGCTGCTTTTCCATCCCATCATTGTAAAAACACGTTTTCGCCTTTCGCTTTTCTTTGCAAGCGTGCTTCTGTTTCTGGTTGGGTTGTGGATGAGCTGAGTTATATTTTTCTCAAATGAATGAACGTGTGTTATACAGACTGTTTTTCTTGTCAAGGAAGAGCTATCAAAAATCAGTCATCGGATGAGTCATCCATGAATAATATGTTGATTCAGGGTGTCTCGATTTTTCGAATAATTTATCCGATGACCTACTTGAAAATTTTATCGATGGCACAACAGTTATCTATCAGATGAATTCTAAACAAATGCCCTCACCGCTAACCCTGTGAGCAGTGCCAGAAGCGCTGAAAGCAGTGTCCCGATCAATACATATTCCGCAAACGTCCTGTTTTCGAACTCTTTGTAGCGCACTACTCCTTTTGCCGTTAAAATAAACCCGATCGCCGCATACTGCCCGGCAATCGTAAACAGAAATATAAAAATCCGCTCCAGCATCCCGATCACACGGCCGGTATTGTATTCCCGATCCGTTACCGTTGAGTTGATCTCCCCAATCGGGTCCAGTTTCAGAAGCTTTAATATATGGCGGAGAAGTGTGTTCATTTCGTTCATCACCAGGAGAATCCCAAACAGTAACATCATCACCGATAATGCCATTTCTACAGCGCCCGGGCCGGATTCATACAGAAAATCCACAATTGTTCGATCCATTTCTGCATTCAGCAAGGGACTAAACATCAACCCTGTCAACCCAATATACAACAGCAAACCGAACAGACGATTTCTGTAGATTTTCTCCCCATTACGCTCCAGGTAAATGGTGGCAATCGGGAGCAGCAGAAGAGTGATCAGCAGTAGAACCCAGGTCAGGTTCACTTCCATCAGCAGCAGGACAATCAGCGGTATGGCCGCCATTTTCAGGATCGTACCGCTGGTAGCACCGTCATCTTCAAACGTCAGCCGCAAACGGGAAATCAGCACCAGGTTCAGCGTAATAAAAAAGAGCAGCAGATTCATGATGATTCCAGGTTTTCCAGGTACCGATTCATCAACACCGTGATATTGCCGGTCATTTCCATGATGATATCGATGCTTCCGTCTTCCCGATTTTTATAGACGGCTGTTTCTGAGATATCAAGCTCTGCCGCGATTTTCTTCACCGGCAGACCACTGTTTAATTTATTCACTATCATGTATCGCGTTTTTTTCCACTTTTTTATTCCATCTGACATCAGCCAGAGCGAACTGTTTGCCAGGGCAAGCTCGGAGCCCTCTTCGGCTCCCTCGGCGTCTACTCCAAACAGGTACCCGGTTTTTTTCAGCTTTTCGATTCTTTCTCTCGCCGCATAAAACGCCGGGCCATCCATTCCGATCGCCTGTTTTGGGTTTATCGGGGTGACAATCGTGCCGATCGAAATCGCAAAACGAACCGAAACCGGGTGCAGCTCGGCGAGAATCCGCCAAATATCTTTCCAAATACCTGAAGTATCGCCATACACCGCCTGGAATTCATCTCCCAGCGTGATGGTGTAGGGAGAGGCAAGAGACTCCGATTCTTTGCTGATCGTTTCCAGCAATCGCTCCAGCTTCTCCTGCAGTTCTTTCCGGCCGGAAGAGCTCAGCTTTCTCGACTCTACAATATCACCTATAATCACAATCATACAAGCACCATCTCGATTCGAAGAATCTGTGTTCTGCAAAATTCAACTGAATCAGTTTAATTTTTGAATTTCAACCAAAATAGTTGAAAAAATACAATTAAACCAATATGGTTGAATTTAAACATAAATAGTGCCATTCAATGAAAAAGCCGGGGATTCAGAACACCGGCTTTTCATGGATTTCGCGCAAATCTGCGGATCGGCCGTTAGTAGGCTTTACCATTTTTGATATCGTCAACCACGGACGGATCCAGAAGTGTGGATGTGTCCCCCAGGTTTTCGAGATCGTTTGCCGCAACTTTCCTGAGAATTCGCCTCATGATTTTCCCTGATCGGGTTTTCGGCAAACCGGCAACAACCTGAATTTTATCCGGCTTGGCAATCGGGCCGATGATTTTGGTTACCAGATCATGAATCTCTTTTTTAAACGCTTCCGGATTTTCGGGCTCTTTCTCGCAGATCATAAAGGCGTAGACACCCTGCCCTTTCACATCATGCGGATACCCAACAATGGCCGTTTCTACGATGTTTTTATGCTCATCGATCGCGTTTTCAATTTCTGCCGTTCCCAGCCTGTGTCCGGAAACGTTGAGCACATCATCCACACGGCCGGTAATTCTGTAGTAGCCGTCATCGTCGCGCCGGCAGCCATCACCCGTGAAATAGTATCCTTTATAAGCGCTCATGTACGTTTCCAGGTATCGGTCGTGATCTCCCCATACCGTGCGCGCGATACCGGGCCACGGATGTTTAATACAAAGATTTCCATTCACGCCGTTGCCGTCAATCTCTTTGCCTTCCTCATCCATTAGCACAGGTGTGATTCCGGGCAGGGGAAGTGTTGCGAAACCCGGTTTGGTTGGAGTGATGCCTGCCAGCGGGGAGATCATAATACCTCCCGTTTCGGTTTGCCACCAGGTATCCACAATCGGGCAATTTCCGCCGCCGATGTGATCGTTATACCAGTTCCAGGCCTCTTCATTGATCGGTTCACCCACGCTGCCAAGTACTTTCAGCGAGCTGAGATCGTATTTCTTCACATAGTCGATATCGTAGCTCATCAACGCGCGAATGGCGGTTGGTGCCGTATAAAAATGAGTGACTTTATATTTTTCAACAACTTCCCACAGACGGCCGGCATCGGGATAGGTTGGCGTTCCTTCAAAAATAATCCCGGTGGCGCCGGTAAACAGCGGTCCATACATAATATAGGAGTGGCCCGTGATCCAGCCCGCATCAGCCGTACACCAGTAGATATCCTCTTCTTCAACCTGGAACACGTTCCGGAACGTGTAGCTGGTGTAGACCATATATCCGCCGCAGGTGTGCAAAACGCCTTTTGGCTTGCCGGTGGAGCCGGATGTATAGAGAATAAAAAGCGGGTCTTCCGCATCCATTTCAACCGCCGTATGTTTTTTAGAGGCGTTTCGGATGAGCATATGCCACCATTCGTCACGCCCTTCCACCCAGTCGATATCGCGGTTGGTACGCTGACAAACAATTACACTTTTAACATTCGGGCAGCTTTCAAGGGCTTCATCAGAAATATCTTTCAGCGGAACGTGCTTATCGCCACGGCGAAGACCGTCGTTGGTGATCAGCATTTTGGCATCGCAATCTTGAATCCGCTCAGAAAGTGCCTGGGCTGAAAATCCTGCAAATACGATAGAATGCACCGCACCAATACGCGCACAGGCAAGTGCCGCAATAATCAGTTCCGGCGTCATTGCCATATAAATGCACACCCGATCGCCTTTTTCTACTCCTTTACTTTCCAGGACATTAGCGAAGCGGCAGACATCCTCATGAAGCTGACGGTAGGTTATGGTTCGCCGAAAACTGTCGGGGTGATTCGGCTCAAAAATGAACGCCGTTTTGTTACCAATGGTATTCAGATGGCGATCAAGCGCATTTTCGGTGATATTGAGCTTTCCGCCTTCAAACCATTTAATATCCCCTTTTTCAAATCCGCCGGAATGAACTTTGTCCCAGCTCTTTCTCCAGTAAAACGTCCCGGCTTCGTGCTCCCAGAACTTCAGGCGATCCTTTTCACTCTGTTTATACGTTTCTTTGTACTCATCAAAAGATTTAATATTCAGCCACATACGAATTCAGTTTATTTATAATTATTTCCATCATTCAGAAGACATCAAAAGCGCTTCTATGTTGATGTTTTTTAGGCGGTTTTTCAAGTCTTTTTTGATAAAAGTTTTAATACGGAGAATATGCGAATGTCAAAATCAAAAACCTCCCCCCTCTGACCACCACTGCAATGGATAAACTACTGTCAAGTCAATTTTGATTTGTCGGGTTAATGAAATACCCTCATCCGCTGACTCCACGTCACCGGATGAGTGGATAGGAGTAAGAAATTACTCTATAAGATTATGCACTGGATAATGTAAAGTCAGGACAATTCACCGGATGAAGCGAATTCATCCGGTGAATATTTACACAAACACGCCTATTAAACAGAATACCAAATTTAACTCTATATCATTCAAACGATTCCGCGGAATAATTCTGTTTGGCAAGCAGATATTGATTCATTAAATATGAAAAGTCCAGGCTACAATAAAATAGAATCGTGGTTCGATGAGCGCGAATGGAAACCGTTTTCGTGGCAGAAAAACGTGTGGGATGAGTGGCTCTCCGGGAAAAATGGTCTGCTGAATGCTCCTACCGGAAGTGGTAAAACGTTCGCACTTTTCATGCCCCAGCTGATAGAATGGATCGATCGCTACCCCGAAACGTATCAAACTAAAGAGAAAAACGGCCTGCAATTGATCTGGATAACCCCGCTGCGAGCCCTGGCCAAAGATCTTGAAAAGGCCATGCAGAAGGTTGTGGATGAGCTTGGAATTCCGTGGCGGGTTCAGCGCCGTACAGGTGATGTATCATCATCCCAAAAACAAAAGCAGAAACGCCGCATGCCTGAAGTGCTGATTACCACGCCGGAGAGCCTTCACATTCTGCTCGCTCAGAAAGGGTATTCAAAACGGTTTCAATCCCTCTCCTGCGTGGTTGTGGATGAGTGGCACGAACTGATCAGCTCGAAACGAGGAACACAGACCGAGCTTGGGCTGTCGCGACTTACCGGGATGCTGCCAGACCTAAAAATCTGGGGTGTTTCCGCCACAATCGGAAACCTGGAAGAGTCGCGCGATGTTTTGCTGGGCGTTCGGCCAGATCGCAGGGATTCTGTGATCATCCGCGCCAGGCAGGACAAAAAAATTAACGTTCACACTGTTCTGCCTGACGATGTAGAGCGCTTCCCATGGTCGGGCCACCTGGGGACCAATCTCCTGCACAAAGTTTTACCGATACTTGATAAAAGCGGCTCCACACTGATTTTCACCAATACCAGGGCACAATCGGAAATCTGGTTTCAGCAGCTTTTGGAAGCCAATCCCGACCTGGCCGGAACCATTGCGCTCCATCACGGATCGCTCGACCGGAAAATCCGGGACTGGGTTGAGGATTCTCTCCACAGCGGATTGATCAAAATTGTGGTCTGCACCTCAAGCCTCGATCTTGGCGTTGATTTCGCACCGGTGGATACCGTCATCCAAATCGGCAGTCCAAAAGGTGTGGCGCGATTTCTGCAGCGGGCCGGACGCAGCGGCCATCAGCCCGGAGCGGAAAGCACCATCTGGTTTCTTCCCACAAACGCACTGGAGCTGATTGAAGCTGCCGCTCTGAAAGATGCGGTGCACGATCAGAACATGGAGAGCCGTGACCCGATTCTAAAACCGTTTGATGTACTCATTCAATACCTGATTACACTCGCTGTTTCTGAAGGTTTTCGACCGGATGACATTTTTGAAGAGATCAAACATACATTCGCCTACCAAACGCTCAATCCTGATGAATGGAGCTGGATTCTCGATTTTATCCAGACCGGCGGACAGTCGCTCGCCCGGTATGATGAATACAACAAAGTAGAAATAGATGAGGATGGAATCTGGCGCGTATTTGACCGCAGGATTGCACGGAGGCACCGAATGAGTATCGGCACAATCGCAAGCGATTCGATGCTGCGGGTGAAATATATGAAAGGCGGAACGCTCGGGCGGGTTGAAGAGTGGTTCATCTCTCAGCTGAACAACGGAGATACATTCTGGTTTGCCGGGCGCAATCTTGAACTTGTGAAAATGAAAGATATGACCGCCTTCGTCCGGCGGGCAAAAGGTTCAAGCAGTAAAGTGCCAAGTTATATGGGCGGAAGAATGTCCCTCTCATCCAATATGAGTGAACGGCTGCGGAATAAATTGGAGGAAGCGCGCAGCGGCAATACAAATTCCATCGACCTGAAGACCATTCAGCCGATTTTTAAGATTCAGAAAGAGCGCTCTCTCCTGCCCGGCCCCGGACAGTTTCTCATCGAAAAATCGTGGTCAAAAGAGGGCTGTCACTGTTTTTTCTTTCCGTTTGAAGGACGATATGTTCATGAAGGGATGTCGGCCCTGGCAGCGTACAGAATCTCAAAAATCACTCCGATCACATTTTCCATAGCCATGAATGATTACGGGTTTGAACTTCTCAGCGATCAGGATATACCGGTTCGTGAGGCGATTCAACAAAACCTCTTCTCAGAAAAAGACCTTATCCGCGATATTATGGGGAGCCTGAACGAAGCGGAGCTGGCGAAACGGCGGTTCAGGGAAATCAGTCAGATTGCAGGATTGGTATTCCAGGGTTTCCCCGGAAATCAGAAAAAAGGAAAACATCTGCAGATGTCATCCGGACTATTTTTTGATGTCTTTGTGGAGTACGAGCCGGGAAATCTGCTGATCCGCCAGGCGTATGATGAAGTCCTAAGCCGCCAGCTTGATGAGGCCCGTTTGCGAAAAGCGCTGCAGAGAATTCAGACGCAGGAGATCATCGTACAGGATGTAGACCGGTTTTCCCCTTTTGCCTTTCCAATCTATGTGGACCGGCTTCGCGAACGGTTATCATCAGAAAAATTACTCGACAGAATTAAAAAAATGCAGAAACAGCTTGAAGCCGAATGAGTAAACTCGAGATCGAAATCAACGGACATGAATTTCAATTGCTCCCGGAGCGTGCCCTTTTCTGGCCGTCCCGGCAGACGCTGATCATTGCGGATCTGCATCTAGGAAAATCGGGACACTTCAGAAAGCATGGGATTGCCGCACCCCAACAGATCAATGAAAAAAACCTGGCTCGCCTTGATAAGCTGATCAGCCGAGTGAAGCCAAAACGTGTTTTTATCCTGGGTGATCTGTTTCACAGCAGCGCCAACAGAGAGTGGTTGCGGCTGGAGAATTGGCTTACTGATCACGCAAATCTGGATTTCCACCTGATTACAGGAAACCACGATATCCTGCACGCCTCATTCTATAAAAAGGCCGGACTCACAACACACGCCACTTATTTTGAAGGTGGATTTCGTTTTGTGCACGATATTGAAGATGTAGAAGCGGATGATTCTCACTTTACATTTTCCGGGCATATTCATCCCGGAGTGCGCCTGAAAGGGGCTGGGCGTCAATCTATACGTCTACCCTGTTATTATCAGAAAAAACACCATTTAATTCTTCCCGCATTCGGAGAATTTACAGGACTTTTTCTGTTGGCAATGAAAGATGCGGAACAGATCTATGCGATTGCAGAGAGCAGTGTATGTTCTATAAAAAAATATAATTATTAAATCATTCTAATATTTTGAGATTTTCTATTACGCCACTCATTGCACTCTACCTGATTTTGGTACTTCCCTGCGCAGGTTCAAGTCAGTCTTTTTCGGAAGATTTAATTGAGATAAATGAGCAGAGATTGCAGCTCAATCAAAGCGGAATGACCGTGCTTGGAAGCTGGGCTGCAGCAAACATTATTGCGGGCGGAGTTGGGATGACACAAACTTCCGGGCGGGTCCGCTATTTTCATGAAATGAACGTGGCGTGGAATAGCGTAAATTTAGCAATTGCGGGGATTGGAT from Rhodohalobacter sp. SW132 includes:
- a CDS encoding 4-phosphoerythronate dehydrogenase, yielding MKVLANRYLYKFRELLPDGIDLDLFDPEELPKNAPEYDALFVNTTTPINEQSLPDTGNLSFIATGSSGTDHLDLKYLKSKGIRYGDAAGCNAVTVAEYIITALFLFQQRSRIPMIDFKVGIIGKGHVGTAVSRMLTRFSIPHLAYDPPRSDHDTDFHSAHFEEIKECNILTFHTPITYSGAYPTHQLLNRSWFQGCNYHLIINSSRGEVVDEELILDEMETGRLKSAIIDVWKGEPGFNTRLAKKAKIATPHIAGYSVQSKLRASQMIIDQFCRHFGLPVQPPEPVEKVDLNLTKTYESLGQVLEDIHPICTFDTELRKLIELPSGERKKAFKTLRSESELRHEYTNMRVDSKLLNQFPELGLLGIDPK
- a CDS encoding TatD family hydrolase; the encoded protein is MKLTDTHSHLYLDQFTDDLDEVLSRAEEAGIGHIFLPAIDWNSLSQMDHLSHSTISFYKMMGVHPCDVKSSRLSEEEKLAETCASPEYVGVGETGLDYYWSTDHIAEQKESLRMHCRVAKAVQKPVVLHNRDSTADLLDIVEEEQDGSLTGVWHCFTGTEDEGKRALDLGLYLGVGGVSTFKNAGVDATVQKMPLDSLILETDAPYLSPAPKRGKRNEPAFMAYTAKNLARLKEVSLDEIAAITTKNAFQLFRIDTE
- a CDS encoding tryptophan 2,3-dioxygenase, whose translation is MSLTYTNYLNVDKLLKLQEPKSEPEEHDEMLFIIIHQSYELWFKQILHEFDKLRTDLENGNTWASAKTMRRILTILKTMVSQIDILETMTPLEFNSFRGFLQQASGFQSVQFREMEIICGMRSEHIIKVHADQPELQQQLIDREKESTLWESFCKYLQKMGHPIKDPKRVNEQGLVHNSSEENQKTLVEIMNNDPEAALLCELFVDYDEGLQEWRYRHVKMVERTIGTKKGTGGSDGAKYLRQTLNNPIFPDLWAIRTQF
- a CDS encoding SatD family protein: MIVIIGDIVESRKLSSSGRKELQEKLERLLETISKESESLASPYTITLGDEFQAVYGDTSGIWKDIWRILAELHPVSVRFAISIGTIVTPINPKQAIGMDGPAFYAARERIEKLKKTGYLFGVDAEGAEEGSELALANSSLWLMSDGIKKWKKTRYMIVNKLNSGLPVKKIAAELDISETAVYKNREDGSIDIIMEMTGNITVLMNRYLENLESS
- the acs gene encoding acetate--CoA ligase translates to MWLNIKSFDEYKETYKQSEKDRLKFWEHEAGTFYWRKSWDKVHSGGFEKGDIKWFEGGKLNITENALDRHLNTIGNKTAFIFEPNHPDSFRRTITYRQLHEDVCRFANVLESKGVEKGDRVCIYMAMTPELIIAALACARIGAVHSIVFAGFSAQALSERIQDCDAKMLITNDGLRRGDKHVPLKDISDEALESCPNVKSVIVCQRTNRDIDWVEGRDEWWHMLIRNASKKHTAVEMDAEDPLFILYTSGSTGKPKGVLHTCGGYMVYTSYTFRNVFQVEEEDIYWCTADAGWITGHSYIMYGPLFTGATGIIFEGTPTYPDAGRLWEVVEKYKVTHFYTAPTAIRALMSYDIDYVKKYDLSSLKVLGSVGEPINEEAWNWYNDHIGGGNCPIVDTWWQTETGGIMISPLAGITPTKPGFATLPLPGITPVLMDEEGKEIDGNGVNGNLCIKHPWPGIARTVWGDHDRYLETYMSAYKGYYFTGDGCRRDDDGYYRITGRVDDVLNVSGHRLGTAEIENAIDEHKNIVETAIVGYPHDVKGQGVYAFMICEKEPENPEAFKKEIHDLVTKIIGPIAKPDKIQVVAGLPKTRSGKIMRRILRKVAANDLENLGDTSTLLDPSVVDDIKNGKAY
- a CDS encoding ligase-associated DNA damage response DEXH box helicase, with protein sequence MKSPGYNKIESWFDEREWKPFSWQKNVWDEWLSGKNGLLNAPTGSGKTFALFMPQLIEWIDRYPETYQTKEKNGLQLIWITPLRALAKDLEKAMQKVVDELGIPWRVQRRTGDVSSSQKQKQKRRMPEVLITTPESLHILLAQKGYSKRFQSLSCVVVDEWHELISSKRGTQTELGLSRLTGMLPDLKIWGVSATIGNLEESRDVLLGVRPDRRDSVIIRARQDKKINVHTVLPDDVERFPWSGHLGTNLLHKVLPILDKSGSTLIFTNTRAQSEIWFQQLLEANPDLAGTIALHHGSLDRKIRDWVEDSLHSGLIKIVVCTSSLDLGVDFAPVDTVIQIGSPKGVARFLQRAGRSGHQPGAESTIWFLPTNALELIEAAALKDAVHDQNMESRDPILKPFDVLIQYLITLAVSEGFRPDDIFEEIKHTFAYQTLNPDEWSWILDFIQTGGQSLARYDEYNKVEIDEDGIWRVFDRRIARRHRMSIGTIASDSMLRVKYMKGGTLGRVEEWFISQLNNGDTFWFAGRNLELVKMKDMTAFVRRAKGSSSKVPSYMGGRMSLSSNMSERLRNKLEEARSGNTNSIDLKTIQPIFKIQKERSLLPGPGQFLIEKSWSKEGCHCFFFPFEGRYVHEGMSALAAYRISKITPITFSIAMNDYGFELLSDQDIPVREAIQQNLFSEKDLIRDIMGSLNEAELAKRRFREISQIAGLVFQGFPGNQKKGKHLQMSSGLFFDVFVEYEPGNLLIRQAYDEVLSRQLDEARLRKALQRIQTQEIIVQDVDRFSPFAFPIYVDRLRERLSSEKLLDRIKKMQKQLEAE
- the pdeM gene encoding ligase-associated DNA damage response endonuclease PdeM; the encoded protein is MSKLEIEINGHEFQLLPERALFWPSRQTLIIADLHLGKSGHFRKHGIAAPQQINEKNLARLDKLISRVKPKRVFILGDLFHSSANREWLRLENWLTDHANLDFHLITGNHDILHASFYKKAGLTTHATYFEGGFRFVHDIEDVEADDSHFTFSGHIHPGVRLKGAGRQSIRLPCYYQKKHHLILPAFGEFTGLFLLAMKDAEQIYAIAESSVCSIKKYNY